The Musa acuminata AAA Group cultivar baxijiao chromosome BXJ3-6, Cavendish_Baxijiao_AAA, whole genome shotgun sequence region TGTCTCCTTTTTGAAGCAAGACAAAATAGATCATCCATGAATCATGCCTCACTCTTTTTGAAAGTCAATTATTTGTTAGTTTTGAGTTATTCTTCCGCTGTCATAAACAAATTGAACCTTATCTACAGATTACAGTGGTAACTTTTTATATGGCTTTTAATTGACCATCCAGATTGAGGATATTGTTTTTGGTAAATTTGGCGAAAACGATGACCAAAGAGTGGCCCACCGACATGGTAGACCAGTCAAAGAGTCTCTAGCTTCGGGTGATATTCTTGTCACTGGAACAAGTGAAGATAGCATAGTGTCCAAGACTAACGGCGTTTGGAGAAAAGAAGGGACAAACATTTGCCCTTTGGAAATTGGAAATTCCAGGATTGTTGCAGGTTTGTTGCCTCATGCTATAAAAATAACTTGTCAGCCTCACATGATCCTTTGTCTGTACCTTTTCAACTCCTGGGAATCGTCAAATTCCTGACAACTTCAAACAACACAATGTAGGTTTAGACAGCAACACGTGCAGCACAAGCTATTCTATTGGTGCAAGTAGGGGCACTGTAGAAGAGATCGGCATCTGCCAACTGTCATTTGATAATAATACTACAGCTGATTCTAAACTTACTTTTTTGGAGAATGACAATGATCGAGAAACCGATCTTCTGTACTATGACTGGTCTGATATAAGCAATTTTGAGGACGTTGATACAATGTTCAGGTAGGTCAGAAAGTTGGTATTTCAGATTAAGGCTTTAATTCTAATTTTGTATTCTTGTATGACCATCTGTTTTCATTTATTCTGTTTCTTTTGGAGAAATTGTGACCCTACGTTTGGGCAATGGAGCAATACAGATGGCTGGTCACGGATTTCATCTTCTTCAAATGACATTTTTTATCCAGAAGATACTTTCATTTCAGGCTTTGAATCATCGACTTTAGAATTCAGAGACTTTAATGATGCATCAGCATATTGTGCAAACATCAGTTCCTTGCCTGAAAGCAATACACCAGAGGTTAATAATCATAGGCAATCATGTCTGGCCAACCAGTCCTTTGAATTACTCAGAAGCACAGAACAGGTTATTATACAGTTCCATCTCACCGTATAACTGTTGTGTTTGACTGACATTGTTGAATGATTATCCATGAAACCTTTTTCAAAATTTGTTTAATTTATCCCTGCAGCCATATGATGGTGGTGGAGGGAGCGAGACGAAATCAGCTCTAACAGAATTTGGCAATGTGAATAGCTTGAATGAATGTGAGGTAGCTGGGTTAAACCTTATGCATTCTTGCTATTGTTGAGTTGCCATGTATATTTGTAGTTTCTAAAGTGATCGAGAGTTGGTTGGCTGTTTGTGCTGAATTCAATAGAAGATTGAGATATAACTCCTTAGTTTATTCTTGATAATCTAACTTGTTCTTTTATTAGTTCAATTAACCTAATCCAATGGATCAATGGTTGAAAGTCAGCCTACTTGAAaagatcatgattttttttccttcaaaagaTCATGTTACTTGGAAGTCTTGGACTAGAACAAGTTAACATTGTGTATGCTCATAACTCCTACTCTCTTCTGCATGGTTAAACATCTGTTTGGACTTTCATTGTTAATCATCGCTAGACGTAAAGAGGAATTGGTTTATGGATATTAGTTGATATATCTCTTTTTTAAAGTTTCAGCAGCCCCATATCAATATCCAAACAGAGCAGCTTAGTAGGCACTGCCCATCTGAAGTAGAGGGAAAAGGTTAGGATCTGATCGACACAAGTTATCTTTCTTTGCCCTTAGACATACAACAATTGGTCAGTATGAAATATTTGGGCTGATGTTTTGCAGGTTTTGAACCTTATCAATCTCAGATTCTTCCAAATCATAGTTGTTTCATGAAATCCGACCCTTCAAGTTATATGCCTGCCCTCAAACTTGATGCTCATATTGAGGACAAACTTCTGTACCAGGATCTTCTTATGCCCACAATGTCGAGCTCTATAAATGAATGCAAACAAAAtccttcctcctcttttgagATCTCAGCTCAGGCTATTAGTAACACCTCCCATGGCATGGAGAATTTACCTGATCTTATATCAAAAGATCCAGTCAAGCATCTCAAAGAAATGGTAGAAAAACCAAGCATAGGACTACTAGAGCTGGATAATTCAGTTAAGGATCAGCCTGATAATCTCGAACAAATGATTGTTAGTGACACAGGGAACATGGGTTTAGAGCTTCATGCAACAGATATGGATTTTACAGTGGGGAAAAGCTCGTCAATACCATCTGTTTTCTCTGAAGATGCTGCTGTAAAAGCTATTAGCTTTCAGCAGCTTCAGGATGTCATAGGTCAGGTATATTTCTGATTGTTGCAGTTGGACAATTTCATTTTGAAGTATGCCTGTGTGCTTCGTTATGCTCACTACCTGATATGTGCATTGTCTCTTCTTGTATCAGAAGTTGAACTTTGTATCTTTATCTTACATGCATGCTATGTAGAAAAAGATCCAACTTACATGCTTCGCCAGTCTCTTTCATAAATAGGTTGTCTATGAATTAGGCAGTAAGTGAGAGGTTCACATTACATTAAAATGAATTTAATTCTAGTTGTTCTCATTGCAGTTGGATCTTAGAACAAAGCTATGTATAAGGGACAGTTTATACCGATTGGCCAGGAGTGCAGAACAGAGACACGGTTTTGCTGCTGCAAACAATGAGAAT contains the following coding sequences:
- the LOC103986706 gene encoding protein LNK1 isoform X3; translation: MAAWNEREIEDIVFGKFGENDDQRVAHRHGRPVKESLASGDILVTGTSEDSIVSKTNGVWRKEGTNICPLEIGNSRIVAGLDSNTCSTSYSIGASRGTVEEIGICQLSFDNNTTADSKLTFLENDNDRETDLLYYDWSDISNFEDVDTMFRNCDPTFGQWSNTDGWSRISSSSNDIFYPEDTFISGFESSTLEFRDFNDASAYCANISSLPESNTPEVNNHRQSCLANQSFELLRSTEQPYDGGGGSETKSALTEFGNVNSLNECEQPHINIQTEQLSRHCPSEVEGKGFEPYQSQILPNHSCFMKSDPSSYMPALKLDAHIEDKLLYQDLLMPTMSSSINECKQNPSSSFEISAQAISNTSHGMENLPDLISKDPVKHLKEMVEKPSIGLLELDNSVKDQPDNLEQMIVSDTGNMGLELHATDMDFTVGKSSSIPSVFSEDAAVKAISFQQLQDVIGQLDLRTKLCIRDSLYRLARSAEQRHGFAAANNENVECRRGVHGTANLRNRSAAYMDMETETNPIDRSVAHLLFHRPPESANRFADDDAMSLSSIITA
- the LOC103986706 gene encoding uncharacterized protein LOC103986706 isoform X5, whose translation is MAAWNEREIEDIVFGKFGENDDQRVAHRHGRPVKESLASGDILVTGTSEDSIVSKTNGVWRKEGTNICPLEIGNSRIVAGLDSNTCSTSYSIGASRGTVEEIGICQLSFDNNTTADSKLTFLENDNDRETDLLYYDWSDISNFEDVDTMFRNCDPTFGQWSNTDGWSRISSSSNDIFYPEDTFISGFESSTLEFRDFNDASAYCANISSLPESNTPEVNNHRQSCLANQSFELLRSTEQPYDGGGGSETKSALTEFGNVNSLNECEFQQPHINIQTEQLSRHCPSEVEGKGFEPYQSQILPNHSCFMKSDPSSYMPALKLDAHIEDKLLYQDLLMPTMSSSINECKQNPSSSFEISAQAISNTSHGMENLPDLISKDPVKHLKEMVEKPSIGLLELDNSVKDQPDNLEQMIVSDTGNMGLELHATDMDFTVGKSSSIPSVFSEDAAVKAISFQQLQDVIVGS
- the LOC103986706 gene encoding protein LNK1 isoform X2 — its product is MAAWNEREIEDIVFGKFGENDDQRVAHRHGRPVKESLASGDILVTGTSEDSIVSKTNGVWRKEGTNICPLEIGNSRIVAGLDSNTCSTSYSIGASRGTVEEIGICQLSFDNNTTADSKLTFLENDNDRETDLLYYDWSDISNFEDVDTMFRNCDPTFGQWSNTDGWSRISSSSNDIFYPEDTFISGFESSTLEFRDFNDASAYCANISSLPESNTPEVNNHRQSCLANQSFELLRSTEQPYDGGGGSETKSALTEFGNVNSLNECEFQQPHINIQTEQLSRHCPSEVEGKGFEPYQSQILPNHSCFMKSDPSSYMPALKLDAHIEDKLLYQDLLMPTMSSSINECKQNPSSSFEISAQAISNTSHGMENLPDLISKDPVKHLKEMVEKPSIGLLELDNSVKDQPDNLEQMIVSDTGNMGLELHATDMDFTVGKSSSIPSVFSEDAAVKAISFQQLQDVIGQLDLRTKLCIRDSLYRLARSAEQRHGFAAANNENVECRRGVHGTANLRKSAAYMDMETETNPIDRSVAHLLFHRPPESANRFADDDAMSLSSIITA
- the LOC103986706 gene encoding protein LNK1 isoform X4; its protein translation is MAAWNEREIEDIVFGKFGENDDQRVAHRHGRPVKESLASGDILVTGTSEDSIVSKTNGVWRKEGTNICPLEIGNSRIVAGLDSNTCSTSYSIGASRGTVEEIGICQLSFDNNTTADSKLTFLENDNDRETDLLYYDWSDISNFEDVDTMFRNCDPTFGQWSNTDGWSRISSSSNDIFYPEDTFISGFESSTLEFRDFNDASAYCANISSLPESNTPEVNNHRQSCLANQSFELLRSTEQPYDGGGGSETKSALTEFGNVNSLNECEPHINIQTEQLSRHCPSEVEGKGFEPYQSQILPNHSCFMKSDPSSYMPALKLDAHIEDKLLYQDLLMPTMSSSINECKQNPSSSFEISAQAISNTSHGMENLPDLISKDPVKHLKEMVEKPSIGLLELDNSVKDQPDNLEQMIVSDTGNMGLELHATDMDFTVGKSSSIPSVFSEDAAVKAISFQQLQDVIGQLDLRTKLCIRDSLYRLARSAEQRHGFAAANNENVECRRGVHGTANLRNRSAAYMDMETETNPIDRSVAHLLFHRPPESANRFADDDAMSLSSIITA
- the LOC103986706 gene encoding protein LNK1 isoform X1, which produces MAAWNEREIEDIVFGKFGENDDQRVAHRHGRPVKESLASGDILVTGTSEDSIVSKTNGVWRKEGTNICPLEIGNSRIVAGLDSNTCSTSYSIGASRGTVEEIGICQLSFDNNTTADSKLTFLENDNDRETDLLYYDWSDISNFEDVDTMFRNCDPTFGQWSNTDGWSRISSSSNDIFYPEDTFISGFESSTLEFRDFNDASAYCANISSLPESNTPEVNNHRQSCLANQSFELLRSTEQPYDGGGGSETKSALTEFGNVNSLNECEFQQPHINIQTEQLSRHCPSEVEGKGFEPYQSQILPNHSCFMKSDPSSYMPALKLDAHIEDKLLYQDLLMPTMSSSINECKQNPSSSFEISAQAISNTSHGMENLPDLISKDPVKHLKEMVEKPSIGLLELDNSVKDQPDNLEQMIVSDTGNMGLELHATDMDFTVGKSSSIPSVFSEDAAVKAISFQQLQDVIGQLDLRTKLCIRDSLYRLARSAEQRHGFAAANNENVECRRGVHGTANLRNRSAAYMDMETETNPIDRSVAHLLFHRPPESANRFADDDAMSLSSIITA